A genome region from Oligoflexus sp. includes the following:
- a CDS encoding ATP synthase F0 subunit C, giving the protein MKFKSFAVLSTLAASSAAFGQDATTVVSTNPGLVAVGSALAIGLAALGGTLGQGRAADAALSGIARNPTAADKVFTPMIIALALIEFQAIMGFIIAFLWYNK; this is encoded by the coding sequence ATGAAATTCAAATCGTTCGCAGTTCTCAGCACTCTCGCCGCTTCGTCGGCTGCTTTCGGTCAGGACGCAACCACTGTTGTTTCCACCAACCCTGGCCTCGTGGCTGTTGGTTCGGCACTGGCCATCGGCCTCGCCGCTCTCGGCGGTACCTTGGGTCAAGGTCGCGCTGCTGATGCTGCTCTCTCGGGTATCGCTCGCAACCCAACGGCTGCTGACAAGGTGTTCACACCTATGATCATCGCCCTCGCTCTGATCGAATTCCAGGCCATCATGGGCTTCATCATCGCATTCCTCTGGTACAACAAGTAA
- the atpB gene encoding F0F1 ATP synthase subunit A: MGKKTQHFLAALAVGSSASQAFAAGGGGVTFISYYGMLLHALGVHDHHLMEDLKPLVGAAVTFLITLVIGLIYKSRVSATQDQTPSGKFNLRSIVEMIAEFVHDLAANSIGPEKARPFLPVLFGVFFFILISNLTGLVPGFTPATESINTNLVLGLFIFLVFNYAGVREHGFFGYLRTYAGPVIWMMPFLFAIEIIGMMARPLSLSLRLYGNIFGDHLVLSVFTGLTKLVFPSFLLFFGLLVACLQSFVFTLLSSIYISLATSHDH, from the coding sequence ATGGGAAAAAAGACGCAGCATTTTCTGGCGGCTTTAGCGGTTGGATCCTCGGCTTCCCAAGCTTTCGCAGCAGGCGGGGGCGGGGTGACTTTTATCAGCTATTACGGAATGCTTTTGCATGCGTTGGGCGTTCATGACCATCATCTGATGGAAGACCTGAAGCCTTTGGTCGGTGCGGCTGTCACCTTCCTTATCACTCTGGTGATAGGCCTTATCTATAAAAGCCGCGTGAGCGCCACTCAGGATCAGACGCCATCGGGTAAATTCAACCTGAGAAGCATCGTGGAAATGATCGCGGAATTCGTTCACGACCTGGCGGCCAATTCCATCGGGCCCGAGAAAGCGCGTCCCTTCCTGCCCGTTCTCTTCGGTGTGTTCTTTTTTATTCTGATCAGTAACCTTACGGGCCTCGTTCCCGGCTTCACTCCAGCGACTGAGAGTATCAATACCAACCTTGTGCTGGGTCTTTTCATTTTCCTCGTGTTTAACTACGCGGGTGTCAGGGAGCATGGTTTCTTCGGTTACCTCAGAACCTATGCCGGTCCTGTGATCTGGATGATGCCTTTCCTTTTCGCGATTGAAATCATCGGTATGATGGCGCGTCCATTGTCCCTCAGTCTTCGTCTTTACGGGAACATCTTTGGTGACCATTTGGTTTTGTCCGTGTTTACCGGCTTGACCAAGCTTGTTTTCCCATCGTTCCTGCTCTTTTTCGGACTTCTGGTGGCCTGCCTCCAGAGCTTCGTGTTTACGCTGCTCAGCAGCATTTATATCTCGCTCGCGACTTCGCACGATCACTGA
- the dnaA gene encoding chromosomal replication initiator protein DnaA → MQTLFPSHGHDAKKPSPGFDGESSDNWQRIKEALRQMLPEADFQQSIEPLKSRVVSDSEIVLTFPDMSSYQKVLNSYMDQLDYCKATLGLPVLLRFEIEGAGSTEVDADPLDLDFTALNETPQAPAGYPEPDGAFPSDQREASNIVARALTLQSQLNAEYTFQTFVNGPSNQFAHASCLAVADAPGQTYNPLFLYGGTGLGKTHLLHAVGNKVLKTKSNAVITYITSERFMNELIYCLRFNKMWDFRRKYRNCDVLLVDDIQFISGKERTQEEFFHTFNALYEAKKQIVVTSDIFPQDIPDIEDRLRNRFQWGLIADIQPPDIEHRVAILMNKAEKQGMILQSAVAEYIATHAKGNIRVLEGALRRVIAFAALQGRPINVQLASEILQDVLVDKNSDSNISIEAIQKIVAEHFKIKVSDLKSKKRQRALSFPRQIAMFLARVRTQSSFPEIGTFFGGKDHTTVMHAVKKIEKDRKKDLELKAQLEAIERKLDVIS, encoded by the coding sequence ATGCAAACTCTCTTTCCATCTCATGGTCATGACGCGAAGAAACCTTCACCAGGTTTTGACGGCGAGAGCAGCGACAACTGGCAACGTATCAAAGAGGCGCTCAGGCAGATGCTGCCCGAGGCGGATTTTCAGCAATCCATTGAGCCGCTGAAATCACGCGTCGTCTCTGACTCCGAGATAGTCCTGACATTTCCGGATATGAGTTCCTATCAAAAGGTTCTCAATTCCTATATGGATCAGCTCGACTACTGCAAAGCCACTCTGGGCCTGCCTGTCCTGCTTCGATTTGAGATCGAAGGTGCGGGCAGCACCGAAGTCGATGCGGATCCTTTGGACCTGGATTTCACTGCGCTTAACGAAACACCTCAGGCCCCTGCGGGTTATCCCGAGCCGGATGGAGCATTCCCGAGCGATCAGCGTGAAGCCTCGAACATAGTTGCAAGGGCTTTGACTCTGCAGTCCCAGCTGAACGCGGAATATACTTTCCAAACCTTTGTCAACGGCCCCAGTAACCAGTTTGCCCATGCATCCTGCCTGGCTGTGGCGGATGCACCAGGACAAACCTATAACCCGCTCTTTCTTTACGGCGGAACCGGCCTCGGCAAGACGCATCTTCTGCATGCCGTGGGCAACAAGGTTTTGAAGACGAAAAGCAACGCTGTGATCACCTATATCACCAGCGAAAGGTTCATGAATGAACTGATCTACTGCCTGCGCTTCAATAAAATGTGGGATTTCCGCCGGAAATATCGCAACTGCGATGTGCTTCTGGTCGACGATATCCAATTCATTTCGGGAAAAGAGCGGACCCAGGAGGAATTTTTCCACACCTTCAACGCTCTTTATGAAGCGAAAAAGCAGATCGTGGTGACCTCCGATATCTTTCCCCAGGATATCCCGGATATCGAGGACCGCCTGAGGAACCGCTTTCAATGGGGTCTGATCGCGGATATCCAGCCGCCTGATATCGAGCATCGCGTGGCGATCCTTATGAACAAGGCGGAGAAGCAGGGCATGATCCTGCAGTCGGCCGTGGCGGAATATATCGCCACCCATGCCAAGGGCAATATCCGCGTTCTGGAAGGCGCCTTACGCCGCGTGATCGCCTTTGCCGCTCTTCAGGGGCGGCCCATCAACGTGCAGCTGGCCTCGGAAATCCTCCAGGACGTGCTGGTTGATAAAAATAGCGACAGCAACATCTCGATTGAAGCGATTCAAAAGATCGTGGCGGAGCATTTCAAGATCAAGGTGTCCGATCTGAAGTCCAAAAAGCGCCAGCGCGCCCTGTCCTTTCCCAGGCAAATCGCGATGTTTCTGGCACGTGTTCGCACCCAGTCCTCGTTTCCGGAGATTGGAACCTTTTTTGGCGGCAAGGACCACACAACCGTGATGCACGCCGTCAAGAAAATCGAGAAGGACCGCAAAAAGGACTTGGAACTCAAGGCTCAGCTCGAGGCGATTGAACGCAAATTGGACGTTATTTCCTGA
- the dnaN gene encoding DNA polymerase III subunit beta — MRVKIEKGQLSTATSRSQGAVSERNLAQLGFLAREGQLHIAAADRVIAIYNRLDCEVLQEGSVFVPAKLFSDVVRELPDGMVEIISEDNQVIVIAGEKKEFTMKLPRVEDRAWQEPPVLEASSEALLPTEKLAYIIDQVQFCVVPDSPRNYGSVGYLHRPKDNSLRLVGTDGYRLSYAEVELELPEHFLKNGVCLSKRALQELHRMCSEGFTEIALAVSQDQTTMEARVPGYQLFVRLSAVRYPNYYGVLPRNSLSHVKVQRPYLQNVAKRVLLASDKTRALQLCFSDYSLTLRSRTLGSSEGQESIALADYSDGERELAINGKFLTDVFSTMSSDEVTINFGSDEDPIVLVPFSEPTSCHSMHVLVPIKES, encoded by the coding sequence ATGCGGGTGAAGATCGAAAAGGGACAACTCAGCACAGCGACATCAAGGTCGCAAGGAGCGGTATCCGAAAGGAACCTCGCTCAACTGGGCTTTCTTGCTCGGGAGGGTCAGCTCCACATTGCAGCCGCAGATCGCGTGATTGCCATCTACAATCGCCTCGACTGCGAAGTTCTTCAGGAGGGCTCGGTCTTTGTCCCTGCGAAGCTCTTCTCGGACGTTGTGAGGGAATTGCCCGATGGAATGGTCGAGATCATTTCCGAGGACAACCAGGTCATCGTGATCGCAGGTGAGAAGAAGGAATTCACGATGAAGCTGCCGCGGGTGGAAGATCGCGCCTGGCAGGAGCCTCCCGTTCTTGAGGCCTCCAGCGAAGCTCTCCTTCCTACGGAAAAACTGGCTTACATTATCGACCAGGTTCAGTTCTGCGTCGTCCCGGATTCCCCACGGAACTATGGCTCTGTTGGATATCTGCACAGACCCAAGGATAACAGCCTGCGCCTCGTCGGAACCGATGGCTATCGCTTGTCCTATGCCGAAGTGGAACTCGAACTGCCCGAGCACTTCCTGAAAAATGGCGTTTGTCTTTCCAAGCGCGCATTGCAGGAGCTGCATCGCATGTGCTCCGAGGGTTTCACGGAGATTGCCCTTGCTGTTTCGCAGGATCAGACCACCATGGAAGCCCGCGTGCCCGGCTATCAGCTGTTCGTTCGACTGTCTGCAGTGCGTTATCCCAACTATTACGGGGTCCTGCCGCGCAACAGTCTGAGCCATGTGAAAGTACAGCGCCCGTACCTGCAAAACGTTGCCAAACGCGTACTGCTGGCTTCGGACAAGACCCGAGCTTTGCAGTTGTGCTTTTCAGATTACTCGCTTACCCTAAGATCGAGGACGCTGGGAAGCTCAGAAGGACAGGAAAGTATCGCATTGGCGGATTACTCTGACGGTGAGCGCGAGCTGGCTATCAACGGCAAGTTCTTAACAGATGTTTTCTCGACTATGTCGAGTGACGAGGTGACGATTAATTTCGGCTCGGATGAAGATCCCATAGTCCTGGTACCCTTTTCCGAACCCACCAGTTGCCATTCGATGCACGTCTTGGTTCCCATAAAAGAAAGCTAA
- the gyrB gene encoding DNA topoisomerase (ATP-hydrolyzing) subunit B yields the protein MSEITPNEPTSDLNRTQAQNRDEEYTADNIQVLEGLDAVRKRPGMYIGSTSVDGLHHLVYEIVDNSIDEAMGGHCSHIEVMLHLDGSASVRDNGRGIPVSMHPKENRSALEVVMTVLHAGGKFDDKAFAFSGGLHGVGASVVNALSEWCYVEVRRDAKVHKQAYQRGKPTGPLEITGTTDEHGTYTRFKPDPDIFPDTSFSFETLSRRLKELAFLNRGLRIKLNDERTDQVGDFVYEGGLVSYCEFLGKGKTPLHDKPLYIFGQQFNDGGQLQGQVEVVLQWTDAYNESLFSFVNNISTMEGGTHLTGLKAALTRVVNAFAESSGMLKNFKEGITGEDIREGLVGICSVRVKNPEFQGQTKTKLGNTEVRQWVETVVAEKLTDYFTENPAIVKRVVQKIIDAARARLAAKKARELTRRKGALDFAGLPGKMADCQSRDPAECELFLVEGDSAGGSAKQARERRVQAVLPLRGKILNVEKARYDKMLSSQEIKLLIKAIGTGIGKEDFDVSKIRYHKIVIMTDADVDGAHIRTLILTFFFRQMPEIIERGYLYIAQPPLYKYKKGKVERYLKDNRELLEFLSEVGMNNVEIKDKAGRSLDKPTVKGLLSRFARYSELLEMASKRRIKELIEYLVTHPEIDASSMSSEEKAKETLDAIVHHLTTAYPASRIQAEGQVIFDQEYSRYKIKLETRVRDVPKVSFIDAGIFSGGEIIELRRIKKQIEEIAEAPFSFERTGGKKEKEKAEVEEGSDGAPPVTNTSASGQLATFDELRDFIVQEGRKGAYVQRYKGLGEMNADQLQETTMDAEKRTLLKVEIDDAIEADLLFSTLMGDDVEPRRDFIQTNALNVKNLDT from the coding sequence ATGAGCGAGATCACTCCTAACGAACCCACGAGCGATCTGAATCGCACGCAGGCGCAAAACCGCGATGAGGAATATACAGCCGATAATATCCAGGTTCTCGAAGGCCTGGATGCGGTTCGCAAGCGTCCTGGTATGTACATCGGCTCGACTTCGGTCGACGGACTTCACCATCTCGTCTACGAGATCGTGGATAACTCCATCGACGAAGCCATGGGTGGGCATTGCAGTCACATTGAAGTCATGCTCCATCTCGACGGTTCTGCATCCGTTCGTGATAACGGCCGCGGTATTCCCGTTTCCATGCACCCCAAGGAAAATAGATCGGCGCTGGAAGTCGTCATGACTGTCCTTCACGCCGGTGGCAAGTTCGATGACAAGGCCTTCGCCTTCTCGGGTGGTCTTCACGGTGTGGGCGCTTCGGTTGTGAACGCTCTCTCCGAGTGGTGCTACGTGGAAGTTCGCCGCGATGCCAAGGTCCACAAGCAAGCCTATCAGCGCGGCAAACCCACTGGTCCTTTGGAAATCACCGGCACCACCGATGAGCATGGGACCTATACCCGCTTTAAACCAGACCCGGACATCTTCCCGGACACGAGTTTCAGCTTTGAAACGCTGAGTCGCCGTCTGAAGGAACTCGCGTTCCTCAACCGCGGCCTTCGCATCAAGCTGAATGACGAGCGCACCGATCAAGTTGGTGACTTCGTCTACGAAGGTGGACTGGTGTCCTACTGCGAGTTTCTCGGCAAAGGCAAAACGCCTTTGCACGATAAGCCCCTTTATATCTTCGGTCAGCAGTTCAATGACGGCGGCCAGCTGCAAGGCCAGGTCGAAGTCGTTCTGCAGTGGACCGATGCTTACAACGAAAGCCTTTTCTCCTTCGTCAACAACATCAGCACCATGGAAGGTGGAACCCACCTCACCGGTCTGAAAGCGGCATTGACCCGTGTCGTGAACGCCTTCGCGGAATCCTCGGGCATGCTGAAGAACTTCAAGGAAGGCATCACGGGCGAAGATATCCGGGAAGGCCTTGTCGGCATCTGCTCGGTCCGCGTGAAAAACCCTGAATTCCAGGGCCAGACCAAAACCAAGCTCGGCAACACGGAAGTCCGCCAGTGGGTGGAAACCGTCGTGGCCGAAAAACTTACCGATTATTTCACCGAGAACCCCGCGATCGTCAAACGCGTGGTGCAAAAGATCATTGATGCGGCCCGCGCGCGCCTCGCTGCGAAGAAAGCCCGCGAACTCACCCGCCGCAAGGGTGCGCTCGATTTCGCTGGTCTTCCCGGGAAGATGGCTGACTGCCAATCCCGTGATCCGGCCGAGTGCGAACTCTTCCTCGTCGAGGGTGATTCCGCCGGTGGTTCCGCGAAACAGGCTCGTGAACGCCGCGTTCAGGCCGTTCTTCCCCTGCGTGGTAAGATCCTGAACGTGGAAAAAGCCCGTTATGACAAGATGCTGTCGTCGCAGGAGATCAAGCTTTTGATCAAGGCGATCGGCACGGGCATTGGCAAAGAGGATTTTGATGTCAGCAAGATCCGCTATCACAAAATCGTGATCATGACCGATGCGGACGTCGACGGCGCCCACATCCGAACCCTGATTCTGACCTTCTTTTTCCGGCAGATGCCGGAAATTATCGAACGCGGTTACCTCTATATCGCCCAGCCACCCCTTTATAAATATAAAAAGGGCAAGGTGGAGCGCTACCTCAAGGACAACCGTGAACTGCTCGAATTCCTGAGCGAAGTCGGCATGAATAACGTGGAAATCAAGGACAAGGCCGGCCGCTCTTTGGATAAGCCGACGGTCAAAGGCCTTCTGTCCCGTTTCGCCCGCTACAGCGAGCTCCTGGAAATGGCCAGCAAGCGCCGCATCAAGGAGCTGATCGAATATCTCGTGACCCATCCCGAGATCGACGCCAGCTCCATGAGCAGCGAAGAGAAGGCCAAGGAAACCCTGGACGCGATCGTCCACCATCTGACGACCGCTTACCCAGCCAGCCGCATTCAAGCGGAAGGCCAGGTGATCTTCGATCAGGAATACAGTCGCTATAAAATCAAGCTCGAAACCCGCGTGCGGGACGTGCCCAAGGTCTCGTTCATTGATGCAGGCATTTTCAGCGGCGGTGAAATCATCGAGCTGCGCCGCATCAAAAAGCAGATCGAGGAAATCGCCGAAGCCCCCTTCTCCTTCGAACGCACAGGCGGCAAGAAGGAAAAGGAAAAAGCGGAAGTGGAAGAAGGATCCGATGGCGCTCCCCCGGTGACCAATACATCGGCGAGTGGACAGCTCGCGACCTTCGATGAACTCCGTGATTTCATCGTGCAGGAAGGCCGCAAAGGCGCTTATGTGCAGCGTTATAAAGGTCTGGGTGAGATGAACGCCGACCAGCTGCAGGAAACGACGATGGACGCGGAGAAGCGCACGCTCCTGAAGGTCGAGATCGATGATGCCATCGAAGCCGACCTTTTGTTCTCGACGCTGATGGGTGATGACGTTGAACCACGACGGGACTTCATCCAGACCAACGCCCTGAACGTCAAGAACCTGGATACTTAA
- the gyrA gene encoding DNA gyrase subunit A, which translates to MDTKNIQAVHIEEELKSSFLDYSMSVIVSRALPDIRDGLKPVHRRILYAMYQLKNFQNRPYLKSARIVGDVIGRFHPHGDTAVYDALVRMAQDFSMRYPLADGQGNFGSVDGDSAAAMRYTEVRLQKLTELLLQDIEKDTVDYGPNYDNKEEEPLVLPAKFPSLLVNGASGIAVGMATNIPPHNLTEILNALDALIDNPDITIMELMEHVSGPDFPTAGLIYGRAGIQQAYLTGRGAISMRARAHVEDMPNSGKQRIIVTELPYQVNKAKLVEKIAELVNEKKIEGITDLRDESAQEDMRIVIELRKGEMGEIILNNLFKLTPLQSSFGVNMVALVNGTPRIVNLKDVLEQFYLHRKEVTIRRTAFELRKAEERAHILEGLKIAVESMDEVVQLIRSAPDTESAHQGLVQRFSLSDIQAKAILDMRLARLTGLERDKILAEYAEVMAIIADLKDILSTPSRIVAIIKAEVNETREQFGDQRKTEIVSSDADEFTMENLVADEEVAVTITVAGYVKRTPLEEIRAQKRGGKGRSGMKTKTDDVVKDLFITSNHQSIMCFTDQGRVYELKVYRLPEVPLAGRGNHFANLIKLNPTEKVVSVLPVKEFKEGQYIISVTAKGYIKKTDLMAYANLRTTGIIGLGLDEGDRLVDCKITSGEDHILIATKLGKAIRFDEKEARPMGRSARGVTGIKFSEDNDEVIGLEVVNNKDAILSVCENGYGKRTPIEEYRVQTRAGKGIYTIKVTERNGPVVGIMQVADDDHLMVMTSAGKVMRFTVAEVGLIGRLTQGVRLMNVETGEKVTSLAKIQVLEGEEI; encoded by the coding sequence ATGGATACCAAGAATATACAGGCTGTCCACATTGAGGAAGAACTGAAATCCTCATTCCTGGACTACTCGATGAGCGTCATCGTATCGCGGGCCCTGCCGGATATCCGAGACGGTTTGAAACCTGTGCACCGACGCATCCTCTATGCGATGTACCAGCTGAAGAACTTTCAGAATCGACCTTATCTGAAGTCAGCGCGTATCGTCGGGGACGTGATCGGTCGCTTCCACCCGCATGGTGATACTGCGGTCTATGACGCCCTTGTGCGCATGGCCCAGGACTTTTCCATGCGTTATCCCCTGGCCGATGGTCAGGGCAACTTCGGTTCCGTGGACGGCGACTCTGCTGCCGCCATGCGTTACACCGAGGTTCGCCTTCAAAAATTAACCGAACTCCTTTTGCAGGACATCGAAAAGGATACGGTCGATTACGGTCCGAACTACGACAACAAGGAGGAGGAACCCCTTGTTCTGCCTGCCAAATTCCCAAGTCTTCTGGTCAACGGAGCCAGCGGGATTGCGGTCGGCATGGCCACCAACATTCCTCCGCATAACCTGACCGAAATACTCAATGCCCTCGATGCCCTGATCGATAATCCCGATATCACGATCATGGAACTCATGGAGCATGTCAGCGGCCCTGACTTCCCAACGGCCGGCTTGATCTATGGTCGCGCCGGCATTCAGCAGGCCTATCTCACCGGTCGTGGCGCCATCAGCATGCGGGCGCGCGCGCACGTCGAGGATATGCCCAACTCGGGCAAGCAGCGCATTATCGTGACGGAACTGCCCTACCAGGTGAACAAGGCCAAGCTCGTGGAGAAGATCGCCGAGCTGGTCAACGAAAAGAAGATCGAAGGCATTACCGATCTGCGGGATGAATCCGCGCAGGAGGACATGCGTATCGTCATCGAGCTCCGCAAAGGCGAGATGGGCGAGATCATTCTGAATAACCTTTTCAAACTCACACCGCTGCAGTCGAGCTTCGGCGTGAACATGGTGGCTTTGGTCAACGGTACGCCGCGTATCGTGAACCTGAAGGACGTTCTGGAGCAGTTCTACCTGCACCGGAAGGAAGTCACCATCCGCCGCACGGCCTTTGAGCTGCGCAAGGCGGAAGAGCGTGCTCATATTTTGGAAGGTTTGAAGATTGCGGTGGAATCCATGGACGAAGTCGTCCAGCTGATCCGCAGCGCGCCCGACACTGAAAGCGCGCATCAGGGATTGGTCCAGCGCTTCAGCCTCTCCGATATTCAGGCCAAGGCCATCCTCGATATGCGCCTTGCTCGCTTGACCGGCCTGGAACGCGACAAGATTCTGGCCGAATATGCGGAAGTCATGGCGATCATCGCGGACTTGAAAGATATCCTTTCCACTCCGTCGCGGATTGTGGCGATCATCAAAGCCGAGGTGAACGAAACCCGCGAGCAGTTCGGTGATCAGCGCAAAACGGAAATCGTCAGCAGCGATGCCGATGAATTCACGATGGAAAACCTCGTCGCCGACGAGGAAGTTGCGGTCACGATTACAGTGGCTGGTTACGTGAAGCGAACCCCGCTCGAGGAAATCCGTGCTCAAAAACGCGGCGGCAAAGGCCGTTCGGGCATGAAGACCAAGACGGACGACGTGGTGAAGGACCTTTTCATCACCTCGAACCATCAGTCTATCATGTGTTTCACGGATCAGGGCCGGGTTTACGAGCTGAAAGTTTACAGGCTTCCCGAAGTCCCACTGGCCGGTCGCGGCAATCACTTTGCCAACCTGATCAAGCTGAATCCTACCGAAAAGGTGGTTTCGGTGCTGCCGGTCAAGGAGTTTAAGGAAGGCCAGTACATCATCTCTGTTACGGCCAAAGGTTATATCAAAAAAACTGACCTCATGGCTTACGCGAACCTTCGGACCACTGGTATCATTGGTCTTGGTTTGGACGAAGGCGATCGCCTGGTCGATTGTAAAATCACCTCGGGCGAGGACCACATCCTGATCGCCACCAAACTCGGCAAGGCCATCCGCTTTGACGAGAAGGAAGCCCGCCCCATGGGCCGCTCCGCGCGTGGCGTGACCGGGATCAAGTTCTCGGAAGATAACGATGAAGTTATCGGCCTTGAAGTGGTGAACAATAAGGATGCCATTCTTTCCGTCTGTGAAAACGGCTACGGAAAGCGTACTCCGATCGAGGAATATCGCGTTCAAACGCGCGCCGGCAAAGGTATCTACACCATCAAGGTCACCGAACGGAACGGCCCTGTGGTGGGTATCATGCAGGTGGCTGATGACGATCACCTTATGGTGATGACATCCGCCGGCAAGGTCATGCGCTTTACCGTGGCGGAAGTCGGCCTCATCGGTCGTCTGACCCAGGGTGTGCGTTTGATGAACGTTGAAACCGGTGAAAAAGTCACCAGTCTTGCAAAAATTCAGGTGCTTGAAGGAGAAGAAATCTAG
- a CDS encoding aspartyl/glutamyl-tRNA amidotransferase subunit C, producing the protein MSRIDRQTVEKVASLAYLKLSEDEIAYYQKQLDRVLDYMQQLDSVTDSLPADWRADLVGPVTPERPDVARPSNAVEKVLRAAPKVVGTAFQVPRIIE; encoded by the coding sequence GTGTCGCGGATTGATCGGCAAACGGTGGAAAAGGTGGCTTCGCTTGCTTATCTCAAGCTGAGCGAAGACGAAATCGCCTACTACCAAAAGCAGCTCGATCGCGTCCTGGATTACATGCAGCAGCTCGACAGTGTCACCGATAGTCTGCCTGCCGATTGGCGGGCGGACCTTGTAGGACCTGTCACACCGGAAAGACCGGATGTTGCCCGGCCTTCAAACGCCGTGGAGAAAGTTTTAAGGGCCGCTCCCAAGGTCGTTGGGACGGCCTTTCAAGTTCCTAGAATCATTGAGTAA
- the gatA gene encoding Asp-tRNA(Asn)/Glu-tRNA(Gln) amidotransferase subunit GatA, with protein sequence MSALEPLALSASQVAQEVNAGSLKAHDVAAAYARRVENLHRELNTHIEWDKEAVLNEVDKQLAYIEAARYAQKSLPLAGVPIAIKDNIMVDSQTVSCGSQLLRNHRAAYDATVIQKLKAAGALLFGRTNMDEFAMGSSCENSSYGPTINPWNRRHVAGGSSGGSAAAVAARLTPLALGSDTGGSVRQPASFCGVVGLKPTYGRVSRYGLIAYGSSLDQIGTFATSVQDTALLYEVIAGHDPADSTSARIAAPQGSLASTSSLKGKRIAIIKEFMSEGLDEDVRTHFDQALDVYRAAGATVETVSLPHLLHCIPVYYIIATAEASSNLARFDGIRYGVRSQKPGLSLRELYTQSRSEGFGREVKQRIMLGTYVLSSGYYDAYYAKANRIREMIRREIQGVFEQGFDLIASPTSPTTAFELGQKTQDSLAMYLSDIYTLAANLAGIPALSQPIGLCRKGLPIGMQLMAPAFGEETLLRSAQVYEQQINGTEKFRPRI encoded by the coding sequence ATGAGCGCACTCGAACCCTTGGCTCTTTCCGCTTCTCAAGTGGCTCAGGAGGTCAACGCCGGCAGCCTGAAGGCCCATGATGTGGCGGCCGCATATGCCCGGCGTGTGGAAAATCTGCACCGCGAACTCAACACTCACATCGAGTGGGATAAGGAAGCGGTGCTGAATGAAGTCGATAAGCAGCTCGCTTACATCGAAGCCGCGCGTTACGCGCAAAAATCCCTGCCGCTCGCCGGCGTGCCGATTGCCATCAAAGACAACATCATGGTCGATTCGCAGACGGTCAGCTGCGGCTCACAGCTTCTGCGCAATCATCGGGCCGCCTATGATGCGACCGTTATTCAAAAACTCAAAGCGGCCGGGGCGCTGCTCTTCGGTCGAACCAATATGGATGAATTCGCGATGGGTTCATCCTGTGAAAACAGCAGCTACGGTCCGACGATCAATCCCTGGAATCGGCGTCATGTCGCAGGCGGATCTTCGGGTGGATCGGCGGCTGCGGTGGCGGCACGCCTTACGCCCCTCGCCCTCGGTTCGGATACCGGCGGCTCGGTGCGGCAGCCAGCCAGCTTTTGTGGGGTTGTCGGTTTAAAACCAACGTATGGTCGCGTGAGCCGTTACGGTTTGATTGCCTATGGTTCTTCGCTTGACCAGATCGGAACCTTTGCGACCTCGGTTCAGGATACTGCGCTTCTCTATGAAGTGATCGCCGGTCATGATCCCGCGGACTCCACATCAGCCAGGATCGCTGCGCCTCAGGGCTCGCTCGCATCCACGTCTTCCTTGAAGGGCAAGAGGATTGCCATCATCAAGGAATTCATGAGCGAAGGCCTGGACGAGGACGTTCGCACGCATTTTGATCAGGCCCTCGATGTGTATCGCGCAGCGGGAGCGACGGTGGAAACCGTGTCCCTCCCCCATCTTCTGCACTGCATCCCGGTTTATTATATCATCGCGACAGCCGAGGCCTCCTCGAACCTCGCGCGTTTTGATGGCATTCGCTATGGCGTCAGGAGTCAGAAGCCAGGGCTCAGCCTGCGTGAACTCTATACGCAGTCCCGCTCCGAGGGTTTCGGTCGTGAGGTCAAGCAGCGCATTATGCTCGGCACCTATGTGCTCTCGTCCGGTTACTACGATGCCTACTATGCCAAGGCCAATCGGATTCGCGAGATGATTCGTCGGGAAATTCAGGGGGTTTTTGAGCAGGGCTTCGATTTGATCGCCTCGCCGACCTCCCCGACCACGGCCTTTGAACTCGGACAGAAAACTCAGGATTCGCTGGCCATGTACCTCAGCGACATCTATACGCTTGCCGCCAACCTCGCCGGAATACCCGCGCTTTCCCAGCCGATCGGCCTTTGCCGCAAGGGTTTGCCCATCGGGATGCAGCTGATGGCGCCGGCGTTTGGTGAAGAGACTTTGCTAAGGAGCGCCCAGGTCTATGAGCAGCAAATCAACGGAACAGAAAAGTTCCGACCACGGATTTAA